One region of Cobetia sp. cqz5-12 genomic DNA includes:
- a CDS encoding putative hydro-lyase, with translation MPQTLLSAASSPREAREQIRSGHWASHTSGIAAGYAQTNLIILPAEAAGEFLQFCQANPKACPLLDVTAVGSPAPTGLGENIDLRHDLPAYHIYRHGKREETRTDIAALWQDDFVAFSIGCSFSFEEALLNEGVEVRHARLKRNVPMYRTNIPLVSTGRFHGNLVVSLRPMSAAHAIRAIQITTDMPRVHGAPVHLGDPALIGISDINTPDFGDAPTLETGDLPVFWACGVTPQLALENARLPLAIAHSPGHMLITDIPNHRLKYG, from the coding sequence ATGCCCCAGACACTTCTCAGTGCCGCGTCGTCCCCCCGCGAGGCACGCGAGCAGATCCGCAGCGGTCATTGGGCCAGCCACACCAGCGGTATCGCTGCAGGCTACGCCCAGACCAACCTGATCATTCTGCCTGCCGAGGCTGCCGGCGAATTTCTGCAATTCTGCCAGGCCAATCCCAAGGCCTGCCCGTTGCTGGATGTCACGGCCGTCGGTTCTCCCGCCCCGACAGGGCTCGGTGAGAACATCGACCTGCGCCATGACTTGCCCGCCTATCACATCTACCGTCACGGCAAGCGTGAAGAAACGCGCACGGATATCGCCGCCCTGTGGCAGGACGATTTCGTGGCGTTTTCCATCGGTTGCTCTTTCTCGTTTGAAGAGGCGCTGCTCAACGAAGGCGTCGAGGTTCGCCATGCGCGCCTGAAGCGCAACGTGCCGATGTATCGCACCAATATCCCGCTGGTCAGTACCGGACGCTTCCACGGCAACCTGGTGGTGTCCCTGCGCCCGATGTCGGCGGCGCATGCCATTCGCGCGATCCAGATCACTACCGACATGCCCCGCGTCCATGGCGCGCCCGTCCATCTGGGTGACCCCGCCTTGATCGGCATTTCCGATATCAACACCCCTGATTTCGGCGATGCACCTACGCTTGAGACAGGCGACCTGCCGGTGTTCTGGGCCTGTGGCGTCACGCCACAACTGGCGCTGGAGAATGCTCGCCTGCCGTTGGCCATCGCACACAGCCCGGGCCACATGCTGATCACCGATATCCCCAATCATCGCCTCAAATACGGATGA
- a CDS encoding LysR family transcriptional regulator — MFDFKEVEAFVWITRLGSFRLAAQHLHLTQPSISERINKLETTLETRLLERTRRPVQPTLKGREFYRHAEALLEARQKALSMMELNTPFQGVLRLGVVETVAHSWLPGFLAELARRYPDLTLELEVDSSPGLAAMLTAGDIDLAFLMGPVTAESVLNRFLCNYTMGFVISPALGFTEDNFSLRRLNALPLISFARNSRPHHELGSMLHQMGLDDVKLHCSSSLWTIVRMTLDGLGVGAIPPRIVAEEIRQGTLLSLPCDLPELTFTASWPTHMESALAEGVCELAIEIARQDQEAHSRLS, encoded by the coding sequence ATGTTCGATTTCAAGGAAGTGGAAGCCTTCGTGTGGATCACCCGCCTGGGATCGTTCCGGCTGGCTGCCCAGCACCTGCATCTGACCCAGCCCTCGATTTCCGAACGTATCAACAAGCTGGAAACCACCCTGGAAACCCGTCTGCTGGAGCGCACTCGCCGACCGGTACAGCCGACGCTCAAGGGGCGCGAATTCTATCGCCACGCCGAGGCGCTGCTGGAAGCGCGCCAGAAAGCGCTATCCATGATGGAGTTGAATACGCCCTTCCAGGGCGTGCTGCGACTGGGTGTCGTCGAGACCGTCGCCCATAGCTGGCTGCCCGGCTTTCTGGCCGAACTGGCGCGCCGCTACCCGGACCTCACCCTGGAACTCGAGGTCGATAGCTCCCCGGGGCTTGCCGCCATGCTCACCGCCGGCGATATCGACCTCGCCTTTCTGATGGGGCCGGTGACGGCAGAGAGTGTGCTCAATCGGTTTCTCTGCAACTACACGATGGGCTTCGTGATCAGCCCAGCGCTGGGCTTCACCGAAGACAACTTCTCCTTGCGACGCCTGAATGCTCTGCCGCTGATCTCATTTGCCCGCAACAGCCGGCCGCACCATGAACTTGGCTCCATGCTGCATCAGATGGGACTCGATGACGTGAAGCTGCATTGTTCAAGCTCGCTATGGACCATCGTGCGCATGACGCTGGATGGCCTCGGCGTCGGCGCCATCCCGCCGCGCATCGTCGCCGAGGAAATCCGCCAGGGCACCCTGCTCAGCCTGCCCTGCGACCTGCCAGAACTGACCTTCACCGCCTCCTGGCCGACCCATATGGAAAGCGCCCTCGCCGAAGGGGTCTGCGAGCTTGCCATCGAGATCGCCCGCCAGGATCAGGAGGCGCATTCACGCCTGTCCTGA
- a CDS encoding LysR family transcriptional regulator → MPLPPLLLAGTVSMLNPKALTALNEIIRRGSLRRAARHLNLDPSAVSRQIKQLEEEVGVALCERSETGMRATQAGVLLLDHFHRQQAAEAAALSQLSALQGLRSGEVRIAVGEGFIADLISLPLQSFMARHPGIEVVVRMAGVNEATELLRDFEVDIALLYAPPVDPILCCHVETCQPLDLIVPAAHPLLEIGKPLTLSQVADWPLALIDDCTGMRQMVNQAAQQERVSLRAQLRTNSVSVLKNFVRSGIGVTFMPELSVLEELRRGDICLLPMQHPALAQTRAQMCTRRGREMTVAVEACLTHLQQGLRFFTADAPRLLGM, encoded by the coding sequence TTGCCTCTTCCTCCACTGCTGCTGGCGGGTACTGTCTCCATGCTCAATCCCAAGGCGCTGACGGCGCTGAATGAAATCATCCGCCGGGGCTCACTGCGGCGCGCGGCGCGGCATCTGAATCTTGACCCTTCCGCGGTCAGCCGCCAGATCAAGCAGCTGGAAGAAGAGGTGGGTGTCGCGCTGTGCGAGCGCAGCGAGACGGGCATGCGCGCCACCCAGGCCGGGGTGTTGCTGCTGGATCATTTCCATCGTCAGCAGGCGGCGGAGGCGGCAGCGCTCTCGCAGCTGAGTGCCTTGCAGGGCCTGCGTAGCGGTGAGGTGCGAATCGCGGTGGGCGAGGGCTTCATCGCCGACCTGATCTCGCTGCCCTTGCAGAGCTTCATGGCACGTCATCCCGGCATCGAGGTGGTGGTACGCATGGCCGGCGTGAATGAGGCGACCGAGCTGTTGCGCGACTTCGAGGTGGATATTGCGCTGCTCTACGCCCCGCCGGTGGACCCGATTCTCTGCTGTCATGTGGAGACCTGCCAGCCGCTGGACCTGATCGTGCCGGCGGCACATCCGCTGCTCGAGATCGGCAAGCCATTGACGCTTTCGCAGGTGGCGGACTGGCCGCTGGCCTTGATCGACGACTGCACCGGCATGCGCCAGATGGTGAACCAGGCGGCGCAGCAGGAGCGGGTTTCGCTGCGTGCGCAATTGCGCACCAACTCCGTCTCGGTGCTCAAGAATTTCGTGCGCTCGGGAATCGGTGTGACCTTCATGCCGGAGCTGAGCGTGCTGGAGGAACTGCGGCGCGGCGATATCTGCCTGCTGCCCATGCAGCACCCTGCGCTGGCACAGACCCGCGCGCAGATGTGTACGCGGCGAGGGCGTGAGATGACGGTGGCCGTCGAGGCCTGCCTTACCCACCTGCAGCAGGGACTGCGGTTCTTCACCGCAGACGCGCCACGTCTGCTTGGCATGTGA
- a CDS encoding MBL fold metallo-hydrolase: MLSPLKKALALAALPFSLQAQAYEIEPLGEGLYRFIDDRHRSVFMITDQGALVTDPMNHAAASWLNNEIKQRFDTPVRYVVYSHNHSDHIYGGEVFDTSETTFIAHRLAAQDIANTRAKAVPPDLVFDDEMTLRLGGKEVQLRYHGPNDGRGSISMYFKDHATMFVVDWIVIGRMPWQKLWSYDIQGMINSTREVLEYDFDTFVGGHAEVGDHADVERYLAYLESLYSQVTDGILAGKSLEKIQQEVDLSEYSDLAQYEEWVGLNIEGVHERLMEESGMGWRSDLKGEHTH; the protein is encoded by the coding sequence ATGCTGAGCCCCCTCAAGAAAGCACTGGCGCTGGCAGCGCTTCCTTTCAGTCTGCAGGCCCAGGCCTATGAGATAGAACCTCTCGGAGAGGGGCTCTATCGCTTCATCGATGATCGCCACCGCTCCGTGTTCATGATCACCGATCAGGGCGCGCTGGTGACGGACCCGATGAATCACGCTGCGGCGAGCTGGTTGAACAACGAGATCAAGCAGCGCTTCGACACTCCGGTTCGCTATGTGGTGTATAGCCACAACCACAGTGATCACATCTATGGCGGCGAGGTCTTCGACACCTCGGAGACCACCTTCATCGCGCACCGGCTGGCAGCTCAGGATATCGCCAATACCCGGGCGAAGGCCGTGCCGCCGGATCTCGTCTTTGATGATGAAATGACCTTGCGACTGGGCGGCAAGGAAGTCCAGCTGCGCTATCACGGACCGAATGACGGGCGCGGGTCGATCAGCATGTACTTCAAGGATCACGCCACGATGTTCGTGGTGGACTGGATCGTCATCGGACGCATGCCGTGGCAGAAGCTCTGGAGCTACGATATCCAGGGCATGATCAACTCGACGCGTGAAGTGCTGGAATACGACTTCGATACCTTCGTTGGCGGACATGCCGAGGTTGGCGACCACGCAGATGTCGAACGCTACCTGGCCTATCTGGAGTCACTGTATTCCCAGGTGACGGACGGCATTCTCGCCGGCAAGTCACTCGAGAAGATCCAGCAGGAGGTCGATCTCTCCGAGTACAGTGATCTGGCCCAATATGAGGAGTGGGTCGGCCTCAATATCGAAGGCGTGCATGAGCGCCTGATGGAAGAGTCCGGCATGGGTTGGCGCAGTGATCTCAAGGGGGAGCATACCCACTGA
- the dctP gene encoding TRAP transporter substrate-binding protein DctP produces the protein MSLSKTSLLRKTLTGSTLALSLLAASVQAQTINLSYNGAPDADKNAVHVFASNLKTLVEEKTDGELELKLYPNSMLGEEQERMEQVISSPSLNIASFAGMAPIVPEVYVSATPFMFDGFEDARRFFDEGQYWQQVQQLFSERANGAEILAVVEEGGFLAFTNDKRPITSPDDFEGLRFRAMDPSQVALYEAFGASGTPIPWTEVYMALRTGVADGQMNPPMYILLGSLQEVQKYLTLANIQYSDQFLVANGQLLESLSEEERTALLESVKEANAQARQDNQSQVESRIASLEEQGMQVIRPSEADLEAFRIKGQPAYLEWLKSQDIAPELIDTAMQDAGISS, from the coding sequence ATGTCCTTGTCCAAGACATCTCTGCTGCGCAAGACGCTTACCGGTTCCACTCTGGCGCTCAGCCTGCTGGCGGCCAGCGTGCAGGCCCAGACCATCAATCTCAGCTACAACGGTGCACCGGATGCCGACAAGAATGCCGTGCACGTCTTTGCCAGCAACCTGAAGACGCTGGTGGAAGAGAAGACCGATGGTGAACTGGAACTCAAGCTCTATCCCAACAGCATGCTGGGTGAAGAGCAGGAACGCATGGAGCAGGTGATCAGCTCGCCGAGTCTGAACATCGCTTCCTTCGCGGGCATGGCCCCCATCGTGCCGGAAGTCTATGTCAGCGCCACGCCGTTCATGTTCGACGGCTTTGAGGATGCCCGCCGCTTCTTCGATGAAGGTCAGTACTGGCAGCAGGTGCAGCAGCTGTTCAGCGAGCGCGCCAATGGCGCCGAGATTCTGGCTGTCGTGGAGGAAGGGGGCTTTCTGGCGTTCACCAACGACAAGCGCCCGATCACCAGCCCGGATGACTTCGAAGGGCTTCGCTTCCGCGCGATGGACCCGAGCCAGGTAGCGCTCTATGAGGCCTTCGGTGCCTCGGGTACGCCGATTCCGTGGACGGAAGTCTACATGGCGCTGCGCACCGGGGTGGCGGATGGCCAGATGAACCCGCCGATGTACATCCTGCTGGGCAGTCTGCAGGAAGTGCAGAAGTACCTGACGCTGGCCAACATCCAGTACTCGGATCAGTTCCTGGTCGCCAATGGTCAGCTGCTGGAGAGCCTGTCGGAGGAGGAGCGCACGGCACTGCTCGAGTCAGTCAAGGAAGCCAATGCCCAGGCCCGTCAGGACAACCAGAGCCAGGTCGAGTCACGCATCGCATCGCTTGAAGAGCAGGGCATGCAAGTGATCCGCCCGAGCGAGGCAGACCTCGAGGCGTTTCGCATCAAGGGCCAGCCAGCCTATCTGGAATGGCTCAAGAGCCAGGACATCGCGCCAGAGCTGATCGACACCGCGATGCAGGATGCCGGCATCTCCTCGTGA
- a CDS encoding TRAP transporter small permease translates to MTLAIAAVLMASTVLIMLYGVVMRYVLGGAPIWVDELTRYLIIASVMLAIGVVWAEGAHMRVALLERRLPPRLARVLIHYQWWLTLVLMAGATWMTWHYAMSASMFRTMGLGISRSVPMLSMPIGFALITAQVLLHGPRPLRSQTLEITPDEEAADLPAHDDKTGGPRT, encoded by the coding sequence GTGACGCTGGCGATCGCGGCGGTACTGATGGCTTCCACGGTGCTGATCATGCTCTACGGCGTGGTGATGCGCTATGTACTGGGCGGCGCGCCCATCTGGGTCGATGAGCTGACCCGCTATCTCATCATCGCCAGTGTCATGCTGGCGATCGGCGTCGTCTGGGCGGAAGGGGCGCACATGCGGGTGGCGCTGCTGGAACGGCGTCTGCCTCCGCGCCTGGCCAGGGTGCTGATCCATTACCAATGGTGGCTGACGCTGGTACTGATGGCCGGCGCGACCTGGATGACCTGGCACTACGCCATGTCGGCGAGCATGTTCCGCACCATGGGGCTTGGCATCAGCCGCAGCGTGCCGATGCTGTCGATGCCGATCGGTTTCGCGTTGATCACGGCCCAGGTGCTGCTGCATGGCCCACGGCCGCTGAGATCCCAGACACTGGAGATCACACCGGACGAGGAGGCCGCCGACCTTCCGGCGCATGATGACAAGACTGGAGGGCCGCGCACATGA
- a CDS encoding TRAP transporter large permease, which produces MIWAMLAIFVVHVLLGLPLFLSLLATAVTGFLFIDLSMLERLGPQQFFGGINAFSLMAIPLFILAGNLMNISGLTERLMRLARLMVGHLRGGMGHVNVVSSVFFAGVNGSAVADTSALGSLLVPAMRKEGYSTSFAAGLTAGSSLIGPIIPPSIFMILYASLTNTSVGSLFLAGVVPGLVLAVAFMAMNAWYARRHGLEARGQAPARSDVISAIIGALPALVAPVIIVSGIVLGIVTPTESGALIVAYVLLCGLCQGPLKLVEVWGAIKDTARLTSAIFVIMAVSSIVSWLLSYAQVPNQFVALLTPYIDSPILILLLLSAITFVTGMFMEEVSALMLLTPIFVPVAMAAGIDPVHLGVIITLNITIALITPPMGACVFVAAAVSKLEITSLFRTIWPFVLVAVAVLLMLIVFPPLTLWLPTLSG; this is translated from the coding sequence ATGATCTGGGCTATGCTGGCCATCTTCGTCGTGCACGTCCTGCTGGGACTGCCGCTGTTTCTCTCCCTGCTCGCCACCGCCGTGACCGGCTTTCTGTTCATCGATCTCTCGATGCTGGAACGTCTCGGACCACAGCAGTTCTTCGGTGGTATCAATGCCTTCTCGCTGATGGCGATTCCGCTGTTCATCCTTGCCGGCAACCTGATGAACATCAGTGGCCTGACCGAACGCCTCATGCGTCTGGCACGGCTGATGGTCGGGCATCTGCGCGGTGGCATGGGCCATGTGAATGTCGTTTCCAGCGTCTTCTTTGCCGGCGTCAATGGCTCGGCGGTCGCCGATACCTCCGCGCTTGGCTCGCTGCTGGTGCCCGCCATGCGCAAGGAAGGCTATTCGACCTCCTTCGCCGCAGGCCTGACCGCAGGTAGCTCGCTGATCGGGCCGATCATTCCGCCCAGCATCTTCATGATCCTCTACGCCTCGCTGACCAATACCTCCGTGGGCAGCCTGTTTCTGGCCGGTGTCGTGCCCGGGCTGGTGCTGGCGGTGGCGTTCATGGCGATGAATGCCTGGTATGCGCGTCGACATGGGCTTGAGGCGCGCGGTCAGGCTCCGGCACGCAGTGACGTGATCTCGGCGATCATCGGGGCGCTGCCGGCACTGGTGGCACCGGTGATCATCGTGTCCGGTATCGTGCTGGGCATCGTGACCCCGACCGAATCCGGTGCCTTGATCGTCGCTTACGTTCTGCTCTGCGGCTTGTGCCAGGGGCCGCTCAAGCTTGTCGAGGTGTGGGGTGCCATCAAGGACACCGCGCGTCTGACCAGTGCCATCTTCGTGATCATGGCGGTGTCGTCCATCGTCAGCTGGCTGCTGTCCTATGCCCAGGTGCCCAATCAGTTCGTGGCCTTGCTGACGCCCTACATCGACAGCCCGATCCTGATCCTCCTGCTGCTCAGTGCCATCACCTTCGTCACCGGCATGTTCATGGAAGAAGTCTCGGCGTTGATGTTGCTGACGCCGATCTTCGTGCCCGTGGCCATGGCCGCCGGCATCGATCCCGTGCATCTGGGGGTCATCATCACGCTCAATATCACCATCGCGCTGATCACGCCGCCGATGGGGGCCTGCGTGTTCGTGGCCGCCGCGGTCAGCAAGCTCGAGATCACTTCACTGTTTCGCACCATCTGGCCCTTCGTGCTGGTGGCAGTCGCGGTACTGCTGATGCTGATCGTCTTCCCGCCCTTAACTCTGTGGTTGCCGACCCTGTCTGGATAA
- a CDS encoding M15 family metallopeptidase, whose amino-acid sequence MTSSLTFTPPAIPSHDEPDWSQVTCIPVKGCDSTLVPTSLGPSCLKVYPAYARLGIPGAVNECLVRRAVYQRLLQAARALPEGLSLVVMDGWRPWRVQQYLFETLYQSLKTHDSSLCEAQLLARTREFVSLPSRDPDAPSPHLTGGAVDVTICDADGLLLEMGTLFDEATPESHADYFERHPPASGTSQSEARDNRRLLYHVMTEAGFTNLPSEWWHFDFGDQLWAWYRGEPEALFGPAEVDSIESLWKRSLQ is encoded by the coding sequence ATGACGTCATCACTGACTTTTACGCCTCCTGCCATCCCGAGTCATGACGAGCCGGATTGGTCGCAGGTGACCTGCATTCCCGTGAAGGGCTGTGACAGTACTCTGGTGCCGACCAGCCTCGGGCCGTCATGCCTGAAGGTCTATCCCGCCTACGCACGCCTCGGCATCCCCGGGGCGGTCAATGAATGTCTGGTGCGGCGTGCGGTGTATCAGCGCCTGCTGCAGGCCGCACGCGCCTTGCCGGAAGGGCTGTCGCTGGTAGTGATGGATGGCTGGCGACCCTGGCGGGTACAGCAGTATCTGTTCGAGACGCTGTATCAGTCGCTCAAGACACATGACTCCTCGCTTTGCGAAGCCCAGCTGCTGGCGCGGACGCGGGAATTCGTCTCCTTGCCCAGCCGTGATCCTGACGCGCCGAGCCCGCACCTCACCGGCGGTGCCGTGGATGTCACGATCTGCGATGCCGATGGCTTGCTGCTCGAGATGGGGACGCTGTTCGATGAGGCGACGCCTGAATCTCACGCCGATTATTTCGAGCGTCATCCGCCTGCCAGTGGCACGTCCCAGAGTGAGGCGCGCGACAATCGGCGGCTGCTCTATCACGTCATGACCGAGGCCGGTTTCACCAATCTACCCAGCGAATGGTGGCACTTCGATTTCGGTGATCAGCTCTGGGCCTGGTACCGTGGCGAGCCTGAGGCGTTGTTCGGCCCGGCGGAGGTGGACAGCATCGAAAGCCTCTGGAAGCGTTCTCTGCAATAG
- a CDS encoding Zn-dependent hydrolase has product MTTVQMDNSPVSTLSELRTDSDRLWQSLMTLAELGATPKGGVNRQALTELDRQARDLFIQWCKAEGCTIRIDAIGNIFARRAGTDPDAPAVMTGSHIDTQPTGGKFDGCFGVMAGLEVLRSLNQHDIKTRCPVEVVVWTNEEGCRFAPCMMGSGVHTGQLSLDEMLAQKDTDGVSAGEALDAIGYRGSDEIPRENVRAFFESHIEQGPILEDEETTIGVVMGALGQRWFDLTLTGQEAHAGPTPMSLRQDAMLGAAEITVAVNRIAIDHAPHGRGTVGVMQVHPGSRNVIPGQVNMTIDLRSLEPDSLTAMVAELKEVVEAVSQRHRLAFELTPTADFVPEHFADNCVNAVRNAASQLGYSHLDIVSGAGHDAIFMGRIAPAGMIFVPCEGGISHNEIENAAPKDLHAGCNVLFHAMLDQAKIVS; this is encoded by the coding sequence ATGACAACTGTCCAGATGGATAACTCCCCCGTCAGCACCCTGAGCGAGCTGCGCACCGACAGCGATCGCCTGTGGCAATCACTGATGACCCTGGCCGAGCTGGGCGCCACGCCCAAAGGCGGCGTCAACCGTCAGGCCCTGACCGAGCTGGACCGCCAGGCGCGCGACCTCTTCATTCAATGGTGCAAGGCCGAGGGCTGCACGATCCGTATCGATGCCATCGGCAACATCTTCGCGCGCCGCGCCGGCACCGATCCGGATGCCCCGGCGGTGATGACCGGCAGCCACATCGATACCCAGCCCACGGGCGGCAAGTTCGATGGCTGCTTCGGGGTGATGGCGGGCCTGGAAGTGCTGCGTAGCCTCAACCAGCACGACATCAAGACCCGCTGCCCGGTAGAGGTGGTGGTCTGGACCAACGAGGAAGGCTGTCGCTTCGCGCCCTGCATGATGGGGTCCGGCGTGCATACCGGTCAGTTGTCATTGGATGAGATGCTGGCGCAGAAAGATACCGACGGCGTGAGCGCGGGCGAAGCATTGGACGCCATCGGCTATCGCGGCAGCGATGAGATCCCCCGCGAGAACGTGCGCGCCTTCTTCGAGAGCCACATCGAGCAGGGCCCGATTCTGGAAGATGAAGAGACCACCATCGGCGTGGTGATGGGCGCACTGGGCCAGCGCTGGTTCGATCTGACCCTGACCGGTCAGGAGGCGCACGCGGGCCCCACGCCCATGTCGCTGCGCCAGGACGCCATGCTCGGGGCGGCCGAGATCACCGTCGCCGTCAATCGCATCGCCATCGATCACGCCCCGCACGGTCGCGGTACCGTGGGCGTGATGCAGGTCCATCCGGGCTCGCGCAACGTCATCCCCGGGCAGGTCAACATGACCATCGATCTGCGCTCACTGGAGCCCGACTCCCTCACCGCGATGGTCGCGGAGCTGAAAGAGGTCGTCGAAGCCGTCAGCCAACGTCACCGTCTGGCCTTCGAGCTCACCCCGACTGCCGACTTCGTGCCAGAACACTTCGCCGACAACTGCGTGAATGCGGTGCGCAATGCCGCCAGCCAGCTCGGCTACTCGCATCTCGACATCGTCAGCGGCGCCGGTCACGACGCCATCTTCATGGGTCGTATCGCTCCCGCCGGCATGATATTCGTGCCCTGCGAAGGCGGCATCAGCCACAACGAGATCGAGAACGCGGCGCCAAAGGACCTGCACGCCGGATGCAACGTGCTCTTCCACGCCATGCTCGATCAGGCCAAGATCGTCAGCTGA
- a CDS encoding FadR/GntR family transcriptional regulator, with amino-acid sequence MPTSPPSLASSRTGHAAGAPRRQKLAELISDDLRRSIVRDGLREGDRLPNEKALMAQYGCAKGTLREALKILEVEGLITLKTGPNGGAVLNAPSMEPASRMLRSFLHFKTLNGAQVYQLRRLLEVEMAVSVVGLLSEEDLVTLENNVHDCSCHQPQDEDQRRQRFLEIEFHQVLARACPNPLLSFMCQFLNDMLHELVVIKKAYLPERKQFDQANQHYHSGLITAFRQQDHEQVRQLMAEHMQDAEHHMTALEVEMADQLLVTPAQLMADSRA; translated from the coding sequence ATGCCGACATCGCCCCCATCCTTGGCTTCTTCACGCACCGGCCACGCCGCTGGTGCCCCCAGACGCCAGAAGCTGGCCGAACTGATCAGTGATGACCTCAGGCGCAGCATCGTGCGCGACGGGTTGCGTGAAGGTGACCGGCTACCCAACGAGAAGGCGCTCATGGCGCAATACGGCTGCGCCAAGGGCACGCTGCGCGAAGCCCTCAAGATTCTGGAAGTCGAAGGCTTGATCACGCTGAAGACAGGGCCCAATGGCGGCGCCGTGCTCAATGCGCCGAGCATGGAGCCCGCCAGCCGCATGCTGAGAAGCTTCCTGCATTTCAAGACGCTCAATGGCGCTCAGGTCTATCAACTGCGTCGGCTGCTGGAAGTCGAGATGGCGGTATCGGTGGTGGGCCTGCTCAGCGAAGAAGACCTGGTGACGCTCGAGAACAATGTCCATGACTGTAGCTGTCACCAGCCACAGGACGAGGACCAGCGGCGTCAGCGCTTCCTGGAAATCGAATTCCATCAGGTGCTGGCGCGCGCCTGCCCCAATCCATTGCTCAGTTTCATGTGCCAGTTCCTCAACGACATGCTGCATGAGCTGGTCGTCATCAAGAAGGCCTATCTGCCGGAGCGCAAGCAATTCGACCAGGCCAATCAGCATTATCACAGTGGGCTGATCACGGCGTTCCGCCAGCAGGATCATGAACAGGTCCGTCAGCTCATGGCGGAGCACATGCAGGATGCCGAGCACCATATGACGGCCCTCGAGGTGGAGATGGCCGATCAGTTGCTCGTCACCCCCGCGCAGCTGATGGCCGACAGCAGAGCCTGA
- a CDS encoding NAD(P)/FAD-dependent oxidoreductase: protein METHDPQRTRDADIVIVGGGAGGLELAVRLAKAGHKDVLLIDRDTSHVWKPRLHEIAAGLGRRQVDELGYAGLAEQWGFRYECGTLESVDPEQRQITLAAISGREDQASAEVPARIRGYRQLVLALGGVTPDMGVEGVLEHACLLDSPDDAERIAQQFSRGLLANHVAMETAPTGDAGASTTQDGALNGASNGAHASPGRPYQVVIVGSGATGVELAAYLHEARGMHDAPVPKDARVEITILEATETFMPGVSQELREAIHQRLEEQGIRIELSCQVARVSSSSVEIGDGDDSVTRDADLVVWAAGRVGPAIVEKLDALESNKKRQFTVTPGLQCLGHDDIFALGDCACIAEAPLPPTAQVASEQAEFMADDLLRRQKGEPAQVFEFKDRGTLLSLSSAGSVGELSGKLSDKLGSAQGSKGNDDLQVRGRFARAAYQGLQRQHQFLLLGPLKGSAEVVSDVLRRSMGPRLKVH, encoded by the coding sequence ATGGAAACGCATGATCCTCAGCGAACGCGCGACGCCGATATCGTCATCGTCGGTGGCGGCGCCGGCGGTCTGGAGCTGGCAGTTCGCCTCGCCAAGGCAGGCCACAAGGACGTCTTGTTGATAGACCGCGACACCAGTCACGTATGGAAGCCGCGTCTGCATGAGATTGCGGCGGGCCTCGGGCGGCGTCAGGTCGATGAACTGGGGTATGCCGGCCTGGCCGAGCAGTGGGGGTTTCGCTACGAGTGCGGCACACTCGAAAGCGTGGACCCTGAACAACGCCAGATCACCCTGGCCGCGATCTCGGGCAGGGAAGATCAAGCGAGCGCTGAGGTGCCGGCGCGCATCAGGGGTTATCGTCAGCTGGTGCTGGCGCTGGGCGGTGTGACGCCGGACATGGGAGTCGAGGGTGTGCTGGAGCATGCCTGCCTGCTGGATTCCCCCGACGACGCCGAGCGCATCGCCCAGCAGTTTTCGCGTGGCCTGCTGGCCAATCATGTGGCGATGGAAACAGCACCGACAGGCGATGCTGGCGCGTCAACTACCCAGGATGGCGCTCTGAATGGTGCCAGTAATGGTGCTCATGCGTCTCCGGGGCGACCGTATCAGGTGGTGATCGTCGGTTCCGGCGCCACCGGTGTCGAACTGGCCGCTTACCTGCATGAGGCGCGTGGCATGCATGATGCCCCTGTGCCCAAGGACGCGAGGGTCGAGATCACGATCCTCGAGGCCACCGAGACCTTCATGCCCGGTGTCTCCCAGGAACTGCGCGAAGCGATCCATCAGCGACTCGAGGAGCAGGGAATCCGTATCGAATTGTCCTGCCAGGTCGCCAGGGTCTCATCCAGCAGTGTCGAGATCGGTGATGGCGACGACTCCGTGACGCGGGATGCGGATCTGGTGGTATGGGCGGCAGGGCGCGTGGGGCCCGCCATCGTCGAGAAGCTCGACGCCCTGGAAAGCAACAAGAAGCGTCAATTCACGGTCACGCCCGGGCTGCAATGCCTCGGCCATGACGATATCTTCGCGCTGGGGGACTGTGCCTGCATCGCCGAGGCGCCATTGCCACCCACGGCGCAGGTGGCCAGTGAGCAGGCGGAGTTTATGGCCGATGACCTGTTGCGTCGTCAGAAGGGAGAACCCGCTCAGGTATTCGAGTTCAAGGACCGCGGTACCTTGCTGTCACTCTCCAGTGCCGGCAGCGTCGGTGAGCTCAGCGGCAAGTTGAGTGACAAGCTGGGCAGTGCCCAGGGCAGCAAGGGCAATGATGATCTGCAGGTGAGGGGACGTTTCGCGCGCGCCGCCTATCAAGGACTGCAGCGCCAGCACCAGTTCCTGCTGCTGGGTCCGCTGAAGGGCTCCGCCGAGGTGGTCAGTGACGTTCTGCGCCGCAGCATGGGGCCGCGTCTCAAGGTGCACTGA